In the genome of Polynucleobacter sp. TSB-Sco08W16, the window GGCACTCTTGGTACTAATGCAGCCTTGCGGAGATAGTCAATTGCCAGATCAATGTTGTTAAACGCATGAGCCATTAGGCCCATGAGATGCAAGGCATCCGCTTGGCCTGGCCAGATAGCCAAAATGCGTTGACAAAGCAGTTCAGCCTGATCGGCTTGGCCTGCATTCCAATGTGCATAGGCCTGACCCAGTGCTTCGGGAATCGATAATGCAGCACCTTGCATCGGTGAGAGATTAGGTTGTGCTGCATTTGGGTCAGAGTTTTGCATAATTTATAAGGCTAGAAGTGTGGAGGAGTGCAAGTGGGGCTTGTGTCAAAAAATATTGGAAAGAGGTAACTACCAAAGCCTTGCTAATTGGCTAATGTGCCATTTTATAACCTAAAAATCTTCACATCACCCATTCACACCAAACGAATGTTCGGTATTTTTGCACTCTAGATTGACCGACTTTGAGTCAAGAAAATTAATTCAAAGGCAATCATTTTGTTTTATTGGCAATTGCAGAACTAATCAAGTTGAGAGGCAAGCCCACTCAATTTCGAAATATACATTTTGTGTATTGATCAGACTGTCTTCATGAATGACGCTCATGATTGGCTCGGACTAGTCAGCCAAGAATTCAATATTCACTGTTTTGGTGCATAAAATTATAAATATAGCAGTAGCTCAATTTAGCCTATACAAACTGCTTATATTTGTGTGGATACTAAGACTTTATGAATGATTTAGCGGAATTAATGTCTATCAAAACCCGCTTGATTCTGTAGAAACCGAACACAAGTCATATCCATGCTTAATTCATTGATAGATATAGAGCTTTTGAGTGGTAAACCGAACGCTAAATATGACAAATTCGCTTAAAATTCCATGGTTTGGCAACTAAATCTAGTTTTTTTCTTCAATAAATGAAGCATCACCACGGCGAATCAATTTTTCACAATACGAAATGAAAAAACTACTACAAAATTTATTACTACTTGGGACTATTTTGATAATTTCTGAAAACGTACTCTCTCAATCCGCTGGTGCTCCAGTGGCCACCGTTAATGGCGTTGCAATTACCAACGGCCAGTTAAATGATTGGGTGAAGAGTGCCGTCATGGATGGGGCACAAGATACTCCGCAGCTAAGACAGTCCATTCTCAATGATTTGGTATTGCGCGAGCTGATCCTAAAGGACATCAAGAAAACTGGCTTACTTAAACAAGGTAATAACGAGTTCAAGGTAAAGCTGGCAGAGCAAAACGCTATTTTAGATGTTTGGTTTAATGCTTATCTCAAGAGTCATCCGGTGACTGAAGCTGAAGTGAAAGCCGAATACGATAGGCAAGTAGCTTTGAGCAAAGAGCCAGCAAATGCAAAAGAATATCAAGTGTCACAAATTGTCGTTGCCACTGAGGCTGAGGGCGTTGCGTTAATTAAGCAGATTCGTAGCCCAGCAAATTTTGCGACACTTGCAAAAGAAAAGTCTTTAGACAAGGCAACATCAGAGCAGGGCGGTCTTGTTGGTTGGGCGCTTCCCAGTCAGCTGATGGCGCCAATTAATCAAGTCGTCCTGACTTTAGGCAAAGGCCAGGTCTATGACAAGCCAATTCAAACTCAAGTGGGCTGGCACGTTATTGAAATCAATGACATTCGTCCAGTAGTAGTTCCCAGCTTTGATCAGGCCAAGGAAAACATTGCCCGCGCGCTGATACAGCAAAGACGTCAACAAGCAATCTCTGGTTTGTTGCAGACTAGCAAAGTAGTAAAGAACTGATTTAGTAATGCCCCAAAATTTGTAGATCAATTTCGCAACAGAGATTGTCTTCAGAGTTTGGGGGTTCTAGCTATTTATTTTGCTTATCACTCTTTACCGCCTCTTGTAGATGAATCGTATTCATAAGCTCATCTGGAGTAAGTCTCGAAAATGCATCGTTGCAGTTTCGGAGATTGCGGTCGGCCATACAAAAGATGGTGGTAAATCCTCCAAGGTAGGACACCAGCCATCATTTAATTTGATTGCGGTGTTTCCAGATCAACCCAGAGCACCCCCCTTTGATTTCAAGCAGCCAGATTATGCAAAAGTAGTTCAGGTGGTTGGTTTAGGTGTCGGGCTTTATGGTGCAATGTATCCAGCATTTGGTGCTGTTGGATATACCAATTCATCGACAATCGCCTCATATACCAATAGCGCCACGATTACAGCAGCAACCGGCATCTACAACACCAGCACAGGTCTCATTACTGGACTGCTATCCAATACCGGCACGGTGCTCTCGAGTAAATACGGAATCCGAAATGCTGGAACAATTTATACCCTAGGCAACTCAAATAGCATTAGCGCAACTGCTGCAGGGGCGGATGCAATCTTCAATACTGGTTTGATTAACACGATTACGAATACTGGCACGATCACTTCAGTTGGTGCCACAGCAATACTTAATAGTAGCATCGGATCAATTGGTACTCTGAGTAACGCTGGCATGATCTCCGTTTCCAGTGCGAATGGTATTAGTAACGCTGGCGTAATAGACTACCTTTTAAACTCGAATAGCATTATTGGCCCTAGTTATGGCGCTTATGCGATTTACAACTCTGGTTCGATTGGTACATTTAGTAATACGGGATCCATTAGCGGCACAAATGCCCCTGTCATTGACAATATTGGAACAATTAACTATTTTTTAAACTCAAGCTCGATCAATGCTAGTGGATCGAGTTCAGCGGCGATATTTAATAGTGGGTTAATTAATACGCTAACTAACACGGGATCTATGATTGGTCGGGTTGGTATACGAAATTTAGGAACCATTAATAATGTATTGAATTCGGGCTATCTGCAGGGTGGAAACTCCAGCACTTACATTGGCGGTATCAATAACTCTGGATTAATTATTGGATTGACTAACAGCGGATCCATTGCTGTTACAAATAGCTCAAACACCGGAATCTATAACTCTGGAAGAATTTCTGTTTTAACAAATAACTCAATCATTGGCACTATTGCAAATAGTGGAAATTACTATTTTGGTAGCAAAGGGGTGGCGAATACTGGAAGTATTTCTACCTTGAATAATGCTGGTACTGTAATAGCGCAATATTCACCAATCTATTCAACGGGTTTTATCGATACATTGACTAATGCTGGTGTATTGCTAAATGGAAATTACTACGGAAGCACCAGTGATATCTTCAATAGCGGTACCATCAATTCAATTGTCAATACCGGTAGAGTTTATGGTCAAGCTTTTTACACCACTAAGGGCGGAGTGCACGTTGCACTCCAAAATACTGGTTCAATTGGATACATCCTAAATTCAATCGGCGGTACCATGTCTGCCCAGTCCTATGGTGTTTCAAATAGTGGCACTATTAACAATCTGGCCAACATGGGAATTCTGACGGCTGGCAATACTGGCCGCGCTGGAAAAATCGGCGGTGTTGCAATAACAAACTCTGGGTATATCAATACTATCAACAATAGTGGCTTAATGGCCCAGGGGAGTTTTACAAACATTTCCGGTGGAAGCGGTAATGCTAGTATCAAAAGCTTTCTCAACACTGGTATTGCCAATAGCGGAACTATTGCTAACTTAATAAACTCCGGAATTATTTCTGCATACGCTCTTACATATTCAGGTGTTCAGAATGGGATTGTTAACTACTGGAGTGGATTTGCTGGTCAGAGCACGCAGACTCTGAATAATGCGACCGTTTCAACCACCATTCATTCGATTACCAACTCTGGAATTATTTCCTCGATTTATAACGCTCCTACAGGTACCATTGGTCTAAGTAACACAGTTACTGCCTCTCAATCAAACGTAATTAATAACTTCGTTGGAACTATTGGGACTCTTACCAATGCTGGTATCTTGTCTAGTGCTAATGGGTACGGAATTCAGAACTACAACAATCAGTTATGGGTTGGAACTATCAATACAGTATATGGTACTGTTTACGATGTTGGTCACGTTGGCAATGCTGGTAATTTAAAAAGTATCACTACCGTTGTTTCATACAATACCATTGCCGATACCGTTGCAGTAATTTCTGATTTAATCAATACCGGAACTATCTATGGTTCTGTGTATGCGATTAATAATGGTACCGGCGGTACGATAGGGACCTTTGCAAATAGTGGCGTTATCTCCGGCGGGGGTATTTATAACTCCGGGCTGATTTCAGGTATGTCCAACCTAGGTACTGTCGCTAGCATTACCGCTTTGATAAATGCGGGAACTATTGCTGGTACCAATACAGGCGTCATTAATACCGGAACCATTAATACCATTACCAATACCGGCGTGATATCCGGTGGTAATTACGGCATTAACAATAGTGGCGTCATTAAGACCCTCACCAATGCCCAATCTAATTTGACCTACTCCGGAAAGTTACCGCTCAACTACAACATCATTCTGAACAGTACGGGCA includes:
- a CDS encoding peptidylprolyl isomerase, giving the protein MKKLLQNLLLLGTILIISENVLSQSAGAPVATVNGVAITNGQLNDWVKSAVMDGAQDTPQLRQSILNDLVLRELILKDIKKTGLLKQGNNEFKVKLAEQNAILDVWFNAYLKSHPVTEAEVKAEYDRQVALSKEPANAKEYQVSQIVVATEAEGVALIKQIRSPANFATLAKEKSLDKATSEQGGLVGWALPSQLMAPINQVVLTLGKGQVYDKPIQTQVGWHVIEINDIRPVVVPSFDQAKENIARALIQQRRQQAISGLLQTSKVVKN